The Brachyspira aalborgi genome has a segment encoding these proteins:
- a CDS encoding Rpn family recombination-promoting nuclease/putative transposase, producing the protein MNKKPFNALNDCFVRYFFTDKGGEKVLLDFINAVMISADMKTFKAVEILNPFNLKKHYNDKETIVDVKCITKNGTVVIIEVQLSGNSRFPERILYYWSANYSKLLKKGEEYEDLTPVISINLLNFNLNKNDKNVHSCYMIYDTKSERLLTDHLQIHIIELKKFKFKDNDLKKDLNYWLGFFTTKDMEEYMSEIVKEKPIMEEAHKRYNNFIRSRLMMSEYEKKEIYQYDKEITLKEERQEGIKEGIEKRNYTIAKSMKKENIDIETIKRITGLTIKEIEKL; encoded by the coding sequence ATGAATAAAAAACCTTTTAATGCATTAAATGATTGTTTCGTTCGGTATTTCTTTACTGATAAAGGAGGCGAAAAAGTTCTTCTTGATTTTATAAACGCCGTTATGATTAGCGCCGACATGAAAACTTTTAAAGCCGTTGAAATTCTTAATCCGTTTAATTTGAAGAAACATTATAACGATAAAGAAACTATTGTCGATGTGAAATGCATTACTAAAAACGGAACGGTTGTTATAATCGAAGTTCAATTATCGGGCAATTCAAGATTCCCCGAAAGAATACTTTATTATTGGTCTGCAAATTATAGTAAACTTTTAAAGAAAGGCGAAGAGTATGAAGACTTAACGCCTGTAATAAGTATTAATTTGCTTAATTTTAATCTTAATAAAAACGATAAAAATGTGCATAGTTGTTATATGATTTACGATACAAAAAGCGAGAGATTATTAACAGACCATTTGCAAATACATATAATAGAATTAAAAAAATTTAAATTCAAGGATAATGATTTAAAAAAGGATTTAAATTATTGGCTTGGATTTTTCACTACAAAAGATATGGAGGAATATATGTCAGAAATAGTAAAAGAAAAACCTATAATGGAAGAGGCGCATAAAAGATATAATAATTTTATTAGAAGCCGATTAATGATGTCGGAATATGAGAAAAAAGAAATCTATCAATACGATAAAGAAATAACGCTTAAAGAAGAAAGACAAGAAGGAATTAAAGAAGGAATTGAAAAACGAAATTATACCATTGCAAAATCAATGAAAAAAGAAAATATTGATATAGAAACTATTAAACGAATAACAGGCTTAACCATAAAAGAAATTGAAAAATTATAA
- a CDS encoding glucosamine-6-phosphate deaminase produces MKVIIAKDSNKVGMKVAAEIINLLKVKKDAVLGLATGGTAEAVYPHLIKSYNKKEIDFKKVKTINLDEYKGLDGKNEQSYRYFMDKNLFEHVNIEKKNTFVPKGIGDKEKNLKEFNDKINKNPRDLQLLGVGANGHIAFNEPNDFLHSDALCVRLDKKTIKANSRYFKSEKQVPKEAFSMGMGGILKAKKIVIAAIGKNKASAIKELLSHDKITTKCPVTFLKLHNDVTVIIDEEIAKAIGYKSSKK; encoded by the coding sequence ATGAAAGTTATAATTGCAAAAGATTCTAATAAAGTAGGAATGAAAGTTGCTGCGGAAATAATTAATTTATTGAAAGTAAAAAAAGACGCCGTTTTGGGACTTGCAACGGGTGGAACTGCGGAAGCGGTTTATCCTCATTTAATAAAATCTTATAATAAAAAAGAAATAGATTTTAAAAAAGTAAAGACAATTAATTTGGACGAATATAAAGGGCTTGACGGAAAAAACGAGCAGAGCTATAGATATTTTATGGATAAAAATCTTTTTGAGCATGTTAATATAGAAAAGAAAAATACTTTTGTGCCGAAAGGAATCGGAGATAAAGAAAAAAATCTTAAAGAGTTTAACGATAAAATAAATAAAAATCCGAGAGATTTGCAATTGCTTGGAGTCGGAGCTAACGGACATATAGCCTTTAACGAACCAAATGATTTTTTGCATTCGGATGCTTTATGCGTAAGACTTGATAAAAAAACTATAAAAGCAAATTCAAGATATTTTAAATCGGAAAAACAAGTTCCAAAAGAGGCTTTCAGCATGGGAATGGGTGGGATATTGAAAGCTAAAAAAATTGTTATAGCCGCAATCGGAAAAAATAAAGCGTCTGCAATAAAAGAATTGCTTTCGCATGATAAAATAACTACAAAATGCCCTGTGACTTTTCTAAAATTGCATAACGATGTTACGGTAATTATAGACGAAGAAATTGCAAAAGCGATAGGTTATAAAAGTAGTAAAAAGTAA
- a CDS encoding HAD family hydrolase, translating into MNKIKLDSAIFDFDGTLVDSETLYTKSLIFTANKMNVLQNVDFESMAGYQTQDMYNILIKNHYIPDNFFEETAKYFHKIIETDLETFDGVMETLERLKSKNINMVIASNSDFDYVKNISDKKGISKYIKGYSCHNEKLKAKPEPDLFINAFEILKNLSPNLNKENVLIFEDSLAGVEGAKKTGIKIAAITNSYNKEELLEKGADIILNKINQIFDYITID; encoded by the coding sequence ATGAATAAAATAAAATTAGATTCTGCCATATTTGATTTTGACGGCACATTGGTTGACAGCGAAACTCTCTATACAAAATCTTTAATTTTTACGGCAAATAAAATGAATGTCCTTCAAAATGTAGATTTTGAATCTATGGCTGGCTATCAAACTCAAGATATGTATAATATTTTAATTAAAAATCATTATATTCCCGACAATTTTTTTGAAGAAACTGCGAAATATTTTCACAAAATTATAGAAACCGATTTAGAAACTTTTGACGGCGTTATGGAAACTCTTGAAAGATTAAAATCAAAAAATATAAATATGGTTATCGCTTCAAATAGCGACTTTGATTATGTTAAAAATATTTCAGACAAAAAAGGAATATCGAAATATATTAAAGGTTATTCCTGCCATAATGAAAAATTAAAAGCGAAACCAGAGCCAGATTTATTTATAAACGCTTTTGAAATTTTAAAAAATTTAAGCCCAAATCTCAATAAAGAAAATGTTTTAATATTTGAAGATAGTTTAGCAGGAGTGGAAGGCGCGAAAAAAACAGGAATAAAAATAGCGGCTATAACAAATAGCTACAATAAAGAAGAATTATTAGAAAAAGGCGCGGATATAATTCTTAATAAAATAAATCAAATATTTGATTATATAACGATTGATTAA
- the clpX gene encoding ATP-dependent Clp protease ATP-binding subunit ClpX, translating into MSKKSNEKKDVCALCGRQLNELSRYIEGNEGFLCSDCSAIANDYFNAHLKSRKEVKYYIKVLPPKEIKALLDQYVIGQDYAKKVLSVSVYNHYKRITQNNDDKNDVELEKSNVLLIGPTGSGKTLLARTLAKALNVPFAIADATTVTEAGYVGDDVENILLRLIQNANGDIKLAEKGIIYIDEIDKISRKGESRSITRDVSGEGVQQALLKIIEGTISSVPPQGGRKHPHQNNLEIDTSNILFICGGAFIDIEKSIAERTSKKGLGFAAEVNSMDNLNYDEIMKNITTEDLVKYGIIPELIGRLPVIATLEELKEDELLRILKEPKNSLTKQYKKLFEYDNIKLNIEDSVLKIIVKKAMEEKTGARGLRALFERVMLDAMYDLPSSENKNFELTEEYVNKYIF; encoded by the coding sequence ATGTCTAAAAAAAGTAATGAAAAAAAAGATGTATGCGCTTTATGCGGAAGGCAGTTAAACGAATTAAGCAGATATATAGAAGGAAACGAAGGATTTTTATGTTCCGACTGTTCGGCTATAGCAAACGATTATTTTAACGCTCATCTTAAAAGTAGAAAAGAAGTTAAATACTATATTAAAGTTTTGCCTCCTAAAGAGATAAAAGCCTTATTAGACCAATATGTTATAGGGCAGGATTACGCTAAAAAAGTTTTGTCCGTTTCGGTTTATAATCATTATAAAAGAATAACTCAAAATAATGACGATAAAAACGATGTCGAATTAGAAAAATCAAATGTTCTTTTAATCGGACCTACGGGAAGCGGTAAAACTCTTCTTGCAAGAACTTTAGCTAAAGCTTTAAATGTGCCTTTTGCAATTGCAGATGCTACAACCGTGACAGAAGCGGGATATGTCGGAGACGATGTTGAAAATATTTTATTAAGACTTATACAAAATGCAAACGGCGATATAAAATTAGCCGAAAAAGGAATAATATATATTGACGAAATAGATAAAATTTCACGCAAAGGAGAATCGCGCTCAATTACAAGAGATGTTTCGGGCGAAGGAGTTCAGCAGGCTTTACTTAAAATAATTGAAGGAACTATTTCAAGCGTGCCTCCTCAAGGCGGAAGAAAACATCCTCATCAAAATAATTTGGAAATAGACACTTCAAATATTTTATTTATTTGCGGCGGAGCTTTTATAGATATAGAAAAATCTATTGCAGAAAGAACTTCAAAAAAAGGATTAGGATTTGCAGCCGAAGTTAATTCTATGGATAATTTGAATTATGACGAGATAATGAAAAATATAACGACTGAAGATTTGGTTAAATACGGAATAATACCCGAACTTATAGGAAGGCTTCCCGTTATAGCGACTTTGGAAGAGCTTAAAGAAGACGAATTATTAAGAATACTTAAAGAGCCAAAAAATTCTCTAACTAAACAATATAAAAAATTATTTGAATACGACAATATAAAATTAAATATAGAAGATTCTGTTTTAAAAATAATAGTTAAAAAAGCTATGGAAGAAAAAACGGGAGCGAGAGGTTTGAGAGCTTTATTTGAAAGAGTAATGCTTGACGCTATGTATGATTTGCCTTCTTCTGAAAATAAAAATTTTGAGTTAACCGAAGAGTATGTTAATAAATATATTTTTTAA
- the clpP gene encoding ATP-dependent Clp endopeptidase proteolytic subunit ClpP, translated as MTIPYVIEQTSKGERSYDIYSRLLKDRIIFLGGEINDDVANVVIAQLLFLESADPEKDISLYINSPGGVVTAALGMYDTMQYVKPDVSTLCVGQAASAGALLLTGGAKGKRFATVNSRIMIHQPSGGSRGMVSDMEIQLKETIRLKSILNNIMANHTGQDIKKLEADMDRDYFMSSEEARDYGIIDKVFSSREESK; from the coding sequence ATGACTATACCTTATGTTATAGAGCAAACAAGCAAAGGCGAGCGTTCATACGATATATATTCTCGTTTATTAAAAGATAGAATAATATTTTTGGGCGGAGAGATAAACGATGATGTGGCAAATGTCGTTATAGCTCAATTATTATTTTTGGAATCTGCCGACCCTGAAAAAGATATTTCGCTTTATATAAATAGTCCTGGAGGAGTCGTAACGGCTGCGCTTGGAATGTATGACACTATGCAATATGTTAAGCCCGATGTTTCCACTTTATGCGTTGGACAGGCTGCATCCGCTGGAGCTTTGCTTTTAACGGGAGGCGCAAAAGGAAAAAGATTCGCGACTGTAAACTCAAGAATTATGATTCATCAGCCTTCGGGAGGCTCAAGAGGTATGGTTAGCGATATGGAAATTCAACTTAAAGAAACGATAAGATTAAAAAGCATATTAAATAATATTATGGCAAATCATACGGGACAAGATATTAAAAAACTTGAAGCAGATATGGATAGAGATTATTTTATGAGTTCAGAGGAAGCGAGAGATTACGGAATAATAGATAAAGTTTTTTCAAGCAGAGAAGAAAGTAAATAA
- a CDS encoding trigger factor, whose amino-acid sequence MDIKDLQFETSKDEKDLTTLKASVSKEAYDKELQKQIEYYKPKVNIKGFRIGHAPNDIVYSRYKDALQGATNEILIEEVWNTYSEEKNAKSLGTPKLSNMENKEDGLYLTYEYYAIPEFDLPDLASITVEKDKYEVDDSSVENAYKLSLKRFAQYKESDFKSETGDKIFIKIEFDDDKYKKYNKELTVIAKDGENESVFSKNSVGVKKGDKKLITTYIDEREATLIMEILKVEKPDTKDDSKEEDKNKVKESLKEHLIKRAEERANYNLVNKTLFDKLLETVNMEIPKGYYEEELKRALDDFEKSILNNGMSKTEFLISIAKTEEEIKKEYEANVKKQIIFDLIMAKLADTYKDSITINEDKVKEYANKMYQYQSYLGLAKRPKEEQQNIINYIMRDAQNRATSEAILEYVKEHVQINEKDSEKFIPDESDIWAGY is encoded by the coding sequence ATGGATATTAAAGATTTACAATTTGAAACTTCAAAAGACGAAAAGGATTTAACCACTCTTAAAGCTTCCGTTTCAAAAGAGGCTTACGATAAAGAATTGCAAAAGCAAATAGAATATTATAAGCCGAAGGTTAATATTAAAGGTTTTAGAATCGGACATGCTCCTAACGATATAGTATATTCGAGATATAAGGACGCTTTACAAGGAGCTACAAATGAAATTCTTATAGAAGAAGTTTGGAATACTTATAGCGAAGAGAAAAATGCAAAATCGCTTGGCACTCCAAAACTTTCAAATATGGAAAATAAAGAAGACGGACTTTATTTAACTTACGAATATTACGCTATACCAGAATTTGATTTGCCCGATTTAGCTTCAATAACTGTTGAAAAAGACAAATACGAAGTTGACGATAGTTCAGTTGAAAACGCTTATAAATTGTCTTTGAAAAGATTCGCTCAATATAAAGAAAGCGATTTTAAATCCGAGACGGGAGATAAAATTTTTATTAAAATAGAATTTGACGATGATAAATATAAAAAATATAATAAAGAATTAACCGTTATCGCAAAAGATGGAGAAAATGAAAGCGTATTTTCAAAAAATTCTGTCGGCGTAAAAAAAGGCGATAAAAAATTAATTACAACTTATATTGACGAAAGAGAAGCCACATTAATAATGGAAATATTAAAAGTGGAAAAGCCCGACACTAAAGACGATTCTAAAGAAGAAGACAAAAATAAAGTAAAAGAATCTTTGAAAGAGCATTTAATAAAGAGAGCCGAAGAGAGAGCAAATTATAATCTTGTAAATAAAACTTTATTCGATAAATTGCTCGAAACGGTAAATATGGAAATTCCTAAAGGCTATTACGAAGAAGAATTAAAAAGAGCTTTAGACGATTTTGAAAAATCAATTTTAAATAACGGAATGAGCAAAACTGAATTTTTAATTTCAATAGCAAAAACCGAAGAAGAAATAAAAAAAGAATACGAAGCGAATGTAAAAAAACAAATAATTTTTGATTTGATAATGGCTAAACTTGCGGATACTTATAAAGATTCTATAACTATTAACGAAGATAAAGTTAAAGAGTATGCTAATAAAATGTATCAATATCAAAGTTATTTAGGACTCGCTAAAAGACCAAAAGAAGAACAGCAAAATATAATAAATTATATAATGCGTGACGCTCAAAACCGCGCGACATCCGAAGCGATTTTAGAATATGTTAAAGAGCATGTTCAAATAAACGAAAAAGATTCTGAAAAATTTATTCCCGATGAAAGCGATATTTGGGCGGGATATTAA
- a CDS encoding PD-(D/E)XK nuclease family protein: MIVDILELNLLKNLIENRQEIYERLAPKVNIVDILGYKDLEVSNSKLLYYIFSAYFKYYDKEINFAKDFSLYIVGNEYKDKIKDAKFENVYREFQTKDGRRIDILIVFDKFEIIIENKINASDQENQLLDYYNDRYNGEKDIFLVYLTRGGYEASEYSIEKETKEELKDKIYYLSHGDIAKWIENDILNKYEFLKFDKKYQSIYSALIQIRDNERIITNPNEENNMEKEEIKKFFEREDNNYFGLLNNNELKDNFEALDNCHNLLLKAAEVIENKKGDIVLKDKKVLNEIDFSEKVSKYIRENMKDLISNNNELFKFKSNEEIKSNFLQNYKSNENIEMFLIKNPNNPCKSVKISLNQLIYPTEEYKKSLYFGVWIHYYQNKEILNKVKEIIEEKFGKNFEEYNKLEIYDWVSPYIRYIDTAEEPKNIGQEIIDLYNLLKEKITQ; encoded by the coding sequence ATGATAGTTGATATATTAGAATTAAATTTATTAAAAAATCTAATTGAAAATAGACAAGAAATATACGAAAGATTAGCGCCGAAAGTAAATATAGTTGATATTTTAGGCTATAAAGATTTAGAAGTTTCAAATAGCAAATTACTATATTATATTTTTAGCGCTTATTTCAAATATTACGATAAAGAAATAAATTTTGCAAAAGATTTTTCTTTGTATATCGTTGGCAATGAATATAAAGATAAAATTAAAGATGCAAAATTTGAAAATGTATATAGAGAATTCCAAACTAAAGACGGTAGAAGAATTGACATATTAATAGTATTCGATAAATTTGAAATAATAATTGAAAATAAAATAAATGCGAGCGACCAAGAAAATCAATTATTAGATTATTATAACGATAGATATAACGGAGAAAAAGATATATTTTTAGTTTATTTAACAAGAGGCGGTTATGAAGCGTCCGAATATAGCATCGAAAAAGAAACAAAAGAAGAATTAAAAGATAAAATATATTATTTATCTCATGGCGATATAGCAAAATGGATTGAAAACGATATTTTAAATAAATACGAGTTTTTGAAATTTGATAAAAAATATCAATCTATTTATTCGGCTTTAATTCAAATAAGAGATAATGAAAGAATTATAACTAATCCAAACGAGGAGAACAACATGGAAAAAGAAGAAATAAAAAAATTTTTTGAAAGAGAAGATAATAATTATTTTGGTTTATTAAATAATAATGAATTAAAAGATAATTTTGAAGCTTTAGATAACTGCCATAATTTGTTATTAAAGGCGGCGGAAGTAATTGAAAATAAAAAAGGAGATATTGTATTGAAAGATAAAAAAGTATTGAACGAAATTGATTTTTCGGAAAAAGTTTCAAAATATATTAGAGAGAATATGAAAGATTTAATATCTAATAATAACGAATTATTTAAATTTAAGTCTAATGAGGAAATAAAATCTAATTTTCTTCAAAATTATAAATCTAATGAAAATATAGAAATGTTTTTAATTAAAAATCCAAATAATCCTTGTAAATCCGTGAAGATTTCTTTAAATCAATTAATATATCCTACGGAAGAATATAAAAAGTCATTATATTTTGGAGTTTGGATACATTATTATCAGAATAAAGAAATATTAAATAAAGTAAAAGAAATTATAGAGGAAAAATTCGGTAAGAATTTTGAAGAATATAATAAATTAGAAATTTATGATTGGGTTTCGCCTTATATTAGATATATAGATACTGCAGAAGAACCCAAAAATATAGGACAAGAAATAATTGATTTGTATAATTTATTAAAAGAAAAAATAACACAATAA
- a CDS encoding ATP-dependent helicase, translated as MSLLPNKEQKEAIEHIDGPLLALAGAGSGKTRVITERIAYLIKKGIYPNNILAVTFTNKAAAEMRERIVLLLKEKPKGLIISTFHSFCLRVLKAEINKLGYKNNFTIYSSSDSRTLIRSILREIKVNTLNYDENLFAWYIDKYKNNLIKPNEVEPHDDLEKIAKRVYEIYQHYLKGYNALDFNDLINLTIDLFIEFPEVLDKYQERFKYIMIDEYQDTNLAQYKLTSLLASKYKNIAVVGDDDQSIYGFRGAEISNILSFENEYKDAKIITLTKNYRSTKAILEAAHAVISNNTQRKDKKVTAEGEDGIPPGIISCEDEREEAKFIAESIINYSITKKLNYENFAVLFRMNAQSRLFEEAFRLRGLPYTVVGAFQFYERKEIKDILAYLNLFVNPEDEVSLLRVINIPKRGIGATAINNLNEISVKNGESLYQTLLNYNNIDDIPPRAKTGIKDFLEIIERYNNIFTVDKNALEKPKLYDNINKFLDEIAYHNEVLNSSDTREQGNKKIENIESLMNGIAEYERGNKNATLKNYLDRILLMSMEENNEEEKKKGIMLMSIHSAKGLEFPYVYIAGMEDGILPHHKSVSEKEIEEERRLCYVAMTRAKKHLTLTHCLSRTRMGKKVECLPSIFLEEMQKGLPENMVMNEEEFIDNLRLSLKAERN; from the coding sequence ATGTCATTATTACCAAATAAAGAACAGAAAGAGGCTATAGAGCATATAGACGGTCCTTTACTTGCGCTTGCTGGAGCTGGAAGCGGAAAAACAAGAGTAATAACCGAAAGGATAGCGTATTTAATAAAAAAAGGAATCTATCCAAACAATATACTTGCCGTAACTTTTACGAATAAAGCGGCTGCGGAAATGCGAGAGAGAATAGTTTTACTCTTAAAAGAAAAACCTAAAGGGCTTATTATAAGCACATTTCATTCTTTTTGTTTAAGAGTATTAAAAGCGGAAATAAATAAATTAGGTTATAAAAATAATTTTACAATTTATTCTTCTTCCGACAGCAGAACTTTAATAAGAAGTATTTTAAGAGAGATAAAAGTAAATACTCTAAATTATGACGAAAATTTATTTGCTTGGTATATTGATAAATATAAAAATAATTTAATAAAGCCTAACGAAGTAGAACCGCATGACGATTTGGAGAAAATTGCAAAGAGAGTTTACGAAATTTATCAACATTATCTTAAAGGTTATAACGCTTTAGATTTTAACGATTTGATTAATTTAACGATAGATTTATTTATAGAATTTCCAGAAGTTTTAGATAAGTATCAAGAAAGATTTAAATATATAATGATAGACGAATATCAGGATACGAATTTAGCTCAATACAAATTAACAAGTTTGCTTGCTTCAAAATACAAAAATATCGCGGTTGTTGGAGACGATGACCAAAGTATTTACGGTTTTAGAGGAGCGGAAATTTCAAATATTCTATCTTTTGAAAACGAATATAAAGACGCTAAAATAATAACTCTTACTAAAAATTATAGAAGCACTAAAGCTATACTTGAAGCGGCGCATGCGGTTATAAGCAATAATACTCAAAGAAAAGATAAAAAAGTTACGGCAGAAGGCGAGGATGGAATTCCCCCAGGTATAATATCTTGCGAAGACGAGAGGGAAGAAGCTAAATTTATTGCAGAATCTATAATAAATTATTCTATAACAAAAAAATTAAATTACGAAAATTTTGCAGTCTTATTTAGAATGAACGCTCAATCGAGACTTTTTGAAGAAGCTTTTAGATTAAGAGGTTTGCCTTATACTGTTGTAGGCGCTTTTCAATTTTACGAAAGAAAAGAAATAAAAGATATTTTGGCTTATCTTAATTTATTCGTTAATCCCGAAGATGAAGTTTCGCTTTTAAGAGTCATAAATATTCCCAAAAGAGGAATCGGCGCTACAGCGATAAATAATTTAAATGAAATAAGCGTAAAAAATGGAGAATCGCTTTATCAAACTTTACTTAATTATAATAATATAGACGATATTCCGCCAAGAGCAAAAACGGGAATAAAAGATTTTTTAGAGATTATAGAAAGGTATAATAATATTTTTACCGTAGATAAAAACGCTCTTGAAAAACCTAAACTTTATGATAATATAAATAAATTTTTAGACGAAATTGCCTATCATAACGAAGTTTTAAACTCAAGCGACACGAGAGAACAAGGAAACAAGAAAATTGAAAATATAGAATCTTTAATGAATGGAATAGCCGAATACGAAAGAGGAAATAAAAACGCCACTTTAAAAAATTATTTAGACAGAATATTATTAATGAGCATGGAAGAAAATAACGAAGAAGAAAAGAAAAAAGGAATCATGCTTATGAGCATTCATTCTGCAAAGGGTTTGGAATTTCCTTATGTTTATATAGCGGGAATGGAAGACGGAATACTTCCGCATCATAAAAGCGTATCTGAAAAAGAAATTGAAGAAGAGAGGAGATTATGTTATGTTGCTATGACGAGAGCGAAAAAGCATTTAACTTTAACTCATTGTTTAAGCAGAACAAGAATGGGTAAAAAAGTAGAATGCTTGCCTTCAATATTTTTAGAAGAGATGCAAAAAGGACTTCCTGAAAATATGGTTATGAACGAAGAAGAGTTTATAGATAATTTGAGATTGAGTTTAAAAGCCGAAAGAAATTAA
- the mreD gene encoding rod shape-determining protein MreD, which produces MKRAISVVLTSLLLLLIQSSPAYDLIRISLGAKPDLLLIFLAFLSFKYGSFNGVIYGFIIGLMQDVVSNSTFGSYAIIFLNIGFFLGFFNSRIFVRQITAGIFITLVGYLIKIIGLFLVISIYSDLSNVAVLIRSELFIGLPLTVILSSPMFLIFYKISYLLYDKNKIHVEDNAKNYEE; this is translated from the coding sequence ATGAAAAGAGCTATATCTGTAGTATTAACTTCTTTGCTTTTGCTTTTAATTCAATCTTCGCCCGCTTACGATTTAATAAGAATATCTTTAGGAGCGAAGCCCGATTTATTATTAATATTTTTAGCTTTTCTATCTTTTAAATACGGTTCTTTTAACGGAGTAATTTACGGTTTTATTATAGGTTTGATGCAAGATGTTGTTTCAAATTCAACTTTCGGCTCTTACGCTATAATATTTTTGAATATAGGTTTCTTTTTAGGTTTTTTCAATAGTAGAATTTTTGTAAGGCAGATTACGGCGGGAATATTTATAACTTTAGTCGGATATTTAATAAAAATCATAGGATTATTTTTAGTAATTTCTATATATTCCGATTTGTCTAATGTCGCAGTTTTAATAAGAAGCGAATTATTTATAGGACTTCCATTAACGGTTATATTGTCGTCTCCAATGTTTTTAATTTTCTATAAAATATCTTATTTGCTTTACGATAAAAATAAAATTCATGTAGAAGATAACGCTAAAAATTATGAAGAATAA